TGTACGGCAGGAAAGTCTTCTTCTTGTCCTCTGATGCTGCTTTattcaatgaaaaatgtgGCTCATAGACTGAAACTGGTCCATTTCTGCTATGGTTAAATTTGATGCTCATATGCTTGACCTCTTCTGGTTTCTTGTGTACGGTTGAATATTTCCTTAGAGGATCTTTTCCTGTTCCCCGTCCTTCGGATGCACTGCGGAACAGGTCCCTTAGTCTCCATCTTCTACTACCCTTAGATGAGGTGGTATTGGAATTGGTACCAGTGGCAGGAGATCCTGGAGTCAGCCTCAACTGTTTCTCATCCCATGGAGATGAAGAAACTCTATTGGGGGAGAGCGACCTTACTGCTCTCCGGGAAGCTGAGGACGACAAGGCTGGGTTTCttcctctccctctcttctgttcctttttcctttctgtTTTCTCATTTATCGTTTCTGTTGGACCTTTCCTCCTTTCAGTAGAGTACGTATTctgaaagattttattttgttgagataTTGGTGATTGTGGTGGTGTCTCTAGTGGCCGGATTTTACCATCATCAAATAGCTCGTCGGCTGATAGTGTGGTTGCCTCTAACTGCTGGCATATATCAAATGCAAAATCTTCATCCTCCATTTCTGGTTCATCCTTTCGGGAAGATTGCGACTCATTAAAGCCCCTATCAAATTCAGACATGCGCATTGGACTAGAGGGTGCGCTGTAGAAGTAGTTTCCAAAAACGTTAGTTGTTGGAATAGTCGAGACCCTAGATCTACCACCATGGAAATGGTAATCCCTGCTTGGCGATGGTACTGCCACCTCCATTCTGATAATATTCTCTGAACCCCTTTGTTTCTTGTCTCACTTTTGAACAGAAGACAGACAAGATTGATAGAGAAGCAATCCCAATATAGACCAAGCTACAATTGCCAAGTATGTTACTTGAATGAAGGAAAGgaagatgaataaatataTTGCGGAGTTTGTTGACCACAAGAAGAGAAGCGATGAGGTGACATCTTTATGGGCAAGTTACacattatgtttttctttaaacttaTACACACATGTGAATACATGCAACtaatttatgaaaaactaAAGCAAATGGGGGCTTCTGGATTTAGGATTGTTGGCGAGACTAGACTTCAAAAGGGTGAAAATTTCAGTCAAGTAGATGGAAGTCGTGCACCTAACAACTACAAGTGAATGGTaagaatttgtaaattttggtTGGTAAAGGTAAAGCTATTCATTGTCATTTAGTGTTTCTTATTACACAAGCATGACGAAATTCTGAGACCAAGCCTACTTTCTGTTTCATAGCTCTCACCATCTGGAAAATGAATTGAACTTAGCTTATTAGTTTGGTGCCCACCTCACCCTTTTGATGGTTATTGATCAAGGACTTTCTGGCGGTGgaatattttctttggaagAGATAAAACTTTAATATGGGAGAGAAAAATGGTTAGTAGGTATGAACTCTTTTAtccaattcaattttattgaacCTGTTGATcctattcatatttttattttggttgagaTTGACCTCGTAAAATATGGAGTACGACTTTTTTTATCTATTGTGTAACCGAAGTTTATTCACTGGTTTCTTTTTCATGCAACCGATTGTGTTATGTGGagacaaaaaattataagactaggtttgattttcaaactaaaaaattgtgAACAGGTACTTGGGGAGTTTGCAATTCACTCCATATGAAAGCAGCACAAACAAGGGGGAGATTGTATTGAGGGGAGTGATTTGAAAGTCTTGAAATAAGATTCTAAGAgattatgataaatttttaaatgaggTGCCATTTCTTCCGTTGCAAATTAATTCAACCAGGGAGATTTTGAAGgtgtttaataaattatcTGAAAATTAATGGGTCAGCCTCCGTTTTAGACTCAATCATTCTTCTAGATGGGGAAATGGTGGTTGAATATTTTAGTTGAAATTGCATTCCATTCCTCTAATGTTGCGTCTAGATGGTTTCAATTTTCCCATTGGTTAGAAGAGGTGTCGAGGTTACAAAATTGCCACATATCATTCTTTATGCTGACGTGTCCTTCACAAATTTCATGCAGACAAACTGGCTAATCTAATTGGGCCAAGTGGGGGCAAACTGGGCCTTGGCCCACATCCTGAAGTCTTACTCTGAACCTTGGAATTTGTGGGCCGACCTCAGTCCTTTTCAGGTACCTACTTCCCTTTGTTAGCTGTTCTTATCTTGGAATCTCATCTTTATCGGCCCTTTTGGTCAAACCAATAAAGTTAGGAAGTTTGGACATATTTGATTCGTTAAAGCTGTGTTATCATCTTAAATTCTGTGTTTTAGGTTCTAAGTTCGTGTACTTGATAGGGTATATGAAACTTGCATTTTATACTACGTATAACTTGATATATTGATGTAGATCTATTATTACATACAATATCCAAACACTGATTACACAAATCTATACTTTCCAAGCCTAACTTAAGGTTTCATAGACCAAGTTTAGGGCTTTTAAAATCTTGATCTTTGTTCTTGAAACTCCATCtatttaactaataataaaaatgtttaactatcttataaaattttggagtCTGTGTTTCACTTGAGATTTTCATAGACAAAGTTTAGGGCTTTTAAAATCTTGATCTTTGTTCTTGAAACTCCATCtatttaactaataataaaaatgtttaactATCTTATAAAAGTTTCGAGTCTGTGTTTCACTTGAGATTTTCAGTAGGACTAAAaaatactttcttttcttgttaggacaatttatatttacttgcataattttacttaaaaaccACTTTTCAGTTTGTCGATTAGATTTTCTCCCACTCTTGTTTTAGTCCAACGAAATGCTAGTAGTTTTCACGACGACCAATCACACGTTGTCTTTTTAATAGCTTGATTTCTGAAGTATACGATGTTCAATGTCCACCAAATCTCAGGAgacaacaaaatcaaacactGGGTCCTCaaacataaactattttatcATTCTCTCCTCTTTTGAACCCTGTACGGATGGACTTAATTtcagaaaatttaaatagatgGAAGCAACCAAACTCCCCAACAAGAACCCAAGACGGGCACCACGCTGATTAGATCCCTTTCAGAAAAGgtaagtttaaaagtttaattctAAAAGGTAAAACACTAAAACTGTTAGCAAATGCAAATTACCAAACAAATCTCAGATTGTGGTTACTATAATCTGAGGTAAATAAATAGCTTGCATTTGAGGTGCTAATTATTTCAGTCTAGAATATAAACTCTTTggagttaaaattaaagtttgagtAAATGAGTGGGAGAGATGttgagtaaaaaataataaaagagaaatttgaaatagtaaaactcCTAAACGTTTAATAATGTCGTTGTTTCACCCTCTCACGAGTGAGGGAGGTGGGAAAGAAATGGATTTAGAAAGAACATGAGTAGTCACTCTCatgattttatcttttatctgCACTGTGTAGTGATCACACTAAGCAGTTTGTTGTTGCCCTTCAATATGGGTGGGCATTGTGAGTGGTGGGTGAGGTTTGCTCATTTTAGGTAAAGAGGATTGCAAGGACCACTCTAATTGATTAGAATCTAATTTCTTCCTATTAAGACAAGATTGAAACCTCTTCCTCATCTACCATTCCTTTCAACATCCCAAAGCTTAGAATCTTCCAGCTTTTTGATTCGTTATTCAAACTATCTCTTTAGTAGGGGACGACTAGCTTAGATTCCTTTCAGAATTCGTCCCAAAATACGTAAGATTTAGAAGATTAGAGTTCTATACCTCAAACTTCTTCCATTGGACAACTTGCAAAGACTGCAACTCTGAGTTGTATCGAATTACTTAGAAGACACATGATATCTTACCCCACGTCATAGtgtgttcatatatataaatttaactcaTTGGCATTGAAATTGTAATGTTTCATTcggataaaataaattaggagCACAAACAAAtgcattttgaatttaaacaTTGAAATGTTAATGACATCTTTTTGaactatcaaatttttttaaatttcataccttatttttttctaactaTATCAGATATGAACAGGTTGAGTTGTAGtattatgtgtgtgtgtgtatgaaaaggaaaaatggtaataaatgataaaactgtGACCCACAAAGTTTGGAGTTTAAGCATTGGGTTTATGGGGGAAGTGGTGAAGAACATAATGTCATATTGTGAAGGCCACATGTGAATTTGGTATTTCACTGTGGAGTGATGACATGTGCTGTGAGTTGGCAGGTTTTGATTAAATGAGTAATATTATGTTATTGTCTTCATTCCTTCTTCAGCAAACCCCTTTCTTTTGCGTTACAGCCAAATACAGTTGGCAATCTTTTTTAATGCTTTTAACCATCAAATCAACGCCATCTGTGGCCAAGTCAACATCAATCTCACACACAAACACCTCCCTtatactt
This is a stretch of genomic DNA from Cucumis sativus cultivar 9930 chromosome 4, Cucumber_9930_V3, whole genome shotgun sequence. It encodes these proteins:
- the LOC101222235 gene encoding uncharacterized protein LOC101222235, whose protein sequence is MEVAVPSPSRDYHFHGGRSRVSTIPTTNVFGNYFYSAPSSPMRMSEFDRGFNESQSSRKDEPEMEDEDFAFDICQQLEATTLSADELFDDGKIRPLETPPQSPISQQNKIFQNTYSTERRKGPTETINEKTERKKEQKRGRGRNPALSSSASRRAVRSLSPNRVSSSPWDEKQLRLTPGSPATGTNSNTTSSKGSRRWRLRDLFRSASEGRGTGKDPLRKYSTVHKKPEEVKHMSIKFNHSRNGPVSVYEPHFSLNKAASEDKKKTFLPYKGILGGLLFNPAAHMHTNFRSNR